The Ovis aries strain OAR_USU_Benz2616 breed Rambouillet chromosome 11, ARS-UI_Ramb_v3.0, whole genome shotgun sequence genome window below encodes:
- the EVI2A gene encoding protein EVI2A, translating to MGHMGHHLHLAFLMTTAFSLSPGTKANYTHLWDNNTTVLDPDIHNKMDRSQNENFNTNPKTPEADKKDNSTNMPETATSSHIAFLTPKSELELYVSSVVRNSPPTVQSIENSSKSHSEIFKKGVCEDDNNKMAMLVCLIIIAVLFLICTILCLSTVVLANKVSSLRRSKQVGKRQPRSNGDFLASSGLWPAESDTWKRAKQLTVPNLMMQSTGVLTATRERKDEEGTEKLTN from the coding sequence ATGGGACACATGGGACATCACCTGCATCTTGCCTTTCTGATGACAACAGCTTTTTCTTTGTCTCCTGGAACAAAAGCAAACTATACCCATCTGTGGGATAACAATACTACTGTCTTGGATCCAGATATTCACAACAAGATGGACAGAAgccaaaatgaaaactttaacACAAACCCTAAAACTCCTGAAGCAGATAAAAAAGATAATTCTACAAACATGCCTGAAACAGCAACATCATCTCACATTGCGTTTTTAACTCCTAAATCTGAACTGGAGCTTTATGTATCTTCTGTTGTCAGGAACAGTCCTCCAACAGTACAGAGCATTGAAAACTCAAGCAAAAGTCACAGTGAAATTTTCAAAAAGGGTGTCTGTGAGGACGACAACAACAAGATGGCCATGCTAGTCTGCTTAATCATAATTGCTGTGCTCTTTCTTATCTGCACCATTCTATGTCTATCAACTGTGGTTCTGGCAAACAAAGTTTCATCTCTCAGACGATCAAAACAAGTAGGCAAGCGTCAGCCTAGGAGCAATGGTGATTTTCTGGCAAGCAGTGGTCTCTGGCCTGCTGAATCAGACACTTGGAAAAGAGCAAAACAGCTCACAGTGCCCAACCTAATGATGCAATCTACTGGAGTGCTCACAGCTACgagggaaagaaaagatgaagaaggAACTGAAAAACTCACTAACTAA